From the Solanum stenotomum isolate F172 chromosome 4, ASM1918654v1, whole genome shotgun sequence genome, one window contains:
- the LOC125862156 gene encoding fasciclin-like arabinogalactan protein 7, with protein MDYCIVVISLLLALSTSVNGQTIGSPIQSPAPSPAPEYTNLTELLSVAGPFNTFLDYIVSTKVIDTFQEQANNTEEGITLFVPKDSAFSKLKKPSLSNLTGDQFKSLCLFHALPHYYSLADFKNLSEISPVSTFAGGELYSLNFTYVSGTVHLSSGWANTKVSSAVHATYPVAVYQVDKILLPEAIFGTNIPPAPVVDIAPDADSPDHGKNVAASSPDSSSRSSSYRMMNWGMLNHLFLAIVGGFLMFLLF; from the coding sequence ATGGACTATTGTATTGTTGTCATTAGTCTGCTGTTAGCCCTTTCAACTTCAGTAAATGGACAAACTATTGGATCACCAATTCAATCACCAGCACCATCACCAGCTCCTGAATACACAAACCTAACCGAACTACTCTCGGTTGCAGGCCCATTCAACACGTTCCTCGACTACATCGTGTCCACTAAAGTCATCGATACGTTCCAAGAACAAGCCAACAACACAGAAGAAGGAATCACATTGTTTGTACCTAAAGACTCAGCATTTTCTAAGCTCAAAAAACCGTCTCTTTCAAATCTCACAGGTGATCAATTCAAGTCCCTTTGCCTTTTCCATGCATTGCCACATTACTATAGTTTAGCTGATTTCAAGAACCTCAGTGAAATTAGCCCTGTTAGTACTTTTGCTGGAGGAGAATTGTACTCTTTGAACTTCACTTATGTGTCCGGGACCGTTCATCTTAGCTCAGGATGGGCTAATACTAAAGTTAGTAGCGCGGTTCATGCTACTTATCCGGTTGCAGTTTATCAGGTAGACAAAATTTTGCTTCCTGAAGCAATTTTCGGGACTAATATACCACCAGCACCAGTAGTTGACATTGCCCCGGATGCTGATAGTCCTGATCATGGCAAAAATGTAGCAGCATCATCTCCTGATTCTTCATCGCGTTCGTCTTCTTATAGGATGATGAATTGGGGCATGTTGAATCACTTGTTCTTGGCAATTGTTGGTGGATTCTtgatgtttttgttgttttaa